A genomic window from Chrysoperla carnea chromosome 3, inChrCarn1.1, whole genome shotgun sequence includes:
- the LOC123294609 gene encoding allergen Cr-PI-like, whose translation MKIVLFALLIGGVFAVNVRTQNTVQGKVADKVFLERQKNLLRLLRHVHQPNSFQDQVQLGQSCDIEANIGQFNNPVAVKEFVQLHRIGLLPRREVFTVLNEVHRHQVIALFHVMYYAKTWDTFYKVCCWARDHVNEGMFVYAMTVAVLHRPDCKGIVLPAPYEIVPHLFMNHETIKQAREYQMQNWAYLKPEVQQRIVKQDNVLADKYKNWVGVRGIKPTIKSTESWKVQEHSLPSFLDIIRGNIKTVQRTVVKGSSMGLQIQDTEGDIPVVIIPANYSGWYLDIERDQKLTYFTEDIGLNSYYWYLHVDYPFWMEGPEFGLDKDHRGELFYYIHQQLLARYYLERLSNRLGEIEWINIWEPMEHGYVCTLQHENGLPFPVRPKKAMLIYDDHTKWTAEKMEILERRIIDAIDLGYILDKDGKKVSLYTNDGINVLGNLIEGNPDSLHRRYYGYLLIWAKHLIGFSVQSVDHLKLQPSALELYETAMRDPMFYAIHKRIVHYFFYYKRNLPVYTYTDLAYPEVKIDSVVVDKLITYFDHHDVELNNAIYNDFTVDTEIPKVIVKARQMRLNHRPFYYRVNVVSEKTTQAVVRVFLGPKHDEHGHPIHINENRVNFVELDKFIVDLKAGKNVIERNSHEARHTVQDRTSYYTLYRKVMLALEGSEDFVLDNTEAHCGFPNRLLLPKGTRSGMVYQIFVMVTPYQGTHQVTEEQTYTCGVGTGSRSIDNLPLGYPLDRKIDVSQFYVPNMHFQDVVIYHKTLDEVMELNQNV comes from the exons ATGAAGATTGTATTATTTGCCCTCCTTATTGGAGGTGTATTCGCAGTTAATGTGCGTACTCAAAACACTGTCCAAGGAAAAGTtg CGGATAAAGTTTTCTTAGAACGACAGAAGAATCTATTAAGACTTCTAAGGCATGTCCATCAACCAAATTCATTCCAAGATCAAGTACAACTTGGACAATCATGCGATATTGAAGCCAACATTGGTCAATTTAAC AACCCTGTTGCTGTAAAAGAATTTGTCCAACTACATCGTATTGGACTTTTACCACGCAGAGAAGTCTTCACTGTCTTAAATGAAGTACATCGTCACCAAGTTATTGCACTTTTCCATGTAATGTACTACGCTAAAACATGGGATACATTCTACAAAGTATGCTGTTGGGCCCGCGATCATGTCAACGAAGGTATGTTTGTGTATGCAATGACCGTCGCTGTACTCCATCGTCCAGATTGCAAAGGAATTGTATTACCAGCACCATATGAAATTGTTCCACATCTATTCATGAATCATGAAACAATCAAACAAGCCAGAGAATACCAAATGCAAAATTGGGCTTACTTGAAACCTGAAGTGCAACAACGGATTGTAAAACAAGACAATGTTTTAGctgataaatacaaaaattgggttggAGTACGTGGAAttaaaccaacaattaaatcaaCTGAATCATGGAAAGTTCAAGAACATTCATTACCATCATTTTTGGATATAATCCGAGGTAACATTAAAACTGTTCAAAGGACAGTAGTCAAAGGTAGCAGCATGGGATTACAAATTCAAGATACTGAAGGTGATATTCCAGTAGTTATTATTCCTGCAAACTACTCTGGCTGGTACTTGGATATTGAGAGAGATCAAAAACTCACTTATTTTACTGAAGACATTGGATTGAATTCATATTATTGGTATCTCCATGTTGATTATCCATTCTGGATGGAAGGACCCGAATTTGGTTTAGACAAAGATCATCGTGGTGAACTTTTCTATTATATTCATCAACAACTTCTTGCTCGTTACTACTTAGAACGTCTTTCAAATAGACTTGGTGAAATTGAGTGGATTAATATTTGGGAACCAATGGAACATGGTTATGTATGCACTTTACAACACGAAAATGGTTTACCATTCCCAGTTAGACCGAAAAAAGCTATGCTCATTTATGATGACCATACAAAATGGACTGCTGAGAAAATGGAAATCTTAGAAAGACGTATTATCGATGCTATTGACCTGGGATACATTTTGgat aaagaTGGAAAGAAAGTATCACTTTACACAAATGATGGAATCAATGTCCTTGGTAACTTAATTGAAGGAAATCCCGATTCATTACATCGTCGTTATTATGGATATCTCTTGATTTGGGCCAAACATCTTATTGGATTCTCTGTACAATCCGTAGATCACTTGAAACTTCAACCAAGTGCTTTGGAATTATACGAAACAGCTATGCGTGATCCTATGTTCTATGCCATTCATAAGAGAATTGTCCACTACTTCTTCTATTATAAGAGAAATCTTCCAGTATACACCTATACTGATTTAGCATATCCAGAAGTTAAAATTGACAGTGTTGTAGTAGACAAACTTATAACTTACTTTGATCACCATGATGTTGAACTTAATAATGCTATTTACAACGATTTCACGGTTGACACTGAAATTCCAAAAGTAATCGTTAAAGCCAGACAAATGCGTCTCAATCACCGACCATTCTACTACAGAGTTAACGTTGTCAGCGAAAAAACAACACAGGCAGTTGTGCGTGTATTCTTAGGACCAAAACACGACGAACATGGACATCCAATTCATATCAATGAAAATCGTGTTAACTTTGTCGAATTGGACAAATTCATCGTGGACTTGAAAGCTGGCAAAAATGTAATTGAACGTAATTCGCATGAAGCTCGTCACACCGTACAAGATCGTACATCCTATTACACATTATACCGTAAAGTAATGCTTGCACTTGAAGGCAGTGAAGACTTTGTATTGGACAACACTGAAGCTCATTGTGGATTCCCTAATCGTTTACTTTTACCAAAAGGTACTCGTTCCGGCATGGTATATCAAATTTTCGTTATGGTTACACCATACCAAGGAACTCATCAAGTAACTGAAGAGCAAACGTACACATGTGGTGTTGGAACTGGATCGCGTTCCATTGATAACCTACCATTAGGTTATCCATTAGATCGTAAAATTGATGTAAGTCAATTCTACGTGCCAAATATGCACTTCCAAGATGTGGTAATCTATCACAAAACATTAGACGAGGTTATGGAATTGAACCAAAATGTTTAA